In Deltaproteobacteria bacterium, a genomic segment contains:
- a CDS encoding alpha-ketoacid dehydrogenase subunit beta — protein MAREMTLGEALVEALSEAMEQDRRVVLIGGGLVSSGPGAERFRSVRERHGNRIKSPPIAELGYCGIAAGAAMAGLRPLVDIGTATFSYEAIPQINNEAAIAYSNSGGQTNAPVTYFMRYGIRGGGGVQHSGSPQPWYWNTPGLQVAMPATPADAKGLLRTALLKSQDPTIFMAHERLLGERGPVPDGEHDTEFGKAAVAREGNDVTIVAVGVQVPRAMAAAEALAKDGISAEVVDPRTLEPLDSDTLLASVRKTGRLVVTDESHDNCGVAANIAALMADLAFDSLKAPIKRVAIPHVPIPFAVPLEDFVTPTAGRIEETARTVLG, from the coding sequence ATGGCGCGCGAAATGACGCTGGGAGAGGCTTTGGTCGAGGCGTTGTCCGAGGCCATGGAGCAGGATCGGCGGGTGGTGTTGATCGGTGGGGGCCTGGTGAGTTCGGGACCGGGCGCGGAGCGGTTCCGCTCGGTGCGCGAGCGGCACGGCAACCGCATCAAGTCCCCGCCCATCGCCGAGCTGGGCTATTGCGGCATCGCCGCGGGCGCGGCCATGGCCGGACTGCGTCCGCTGGTGGACATCGGCACCGCCACTTTTTCCTACGAGGCGATCCCGCAGATCAACAACGAGGCCGCCATCGCCTACTCCAACTCCGGCGGCCAGACCAACGCGCCGGTCACCTACTTCATGCGCTACGGCATTCGCGGCGGCGGCGGCGTGCAGCATTCGGGCAGCCCGCAGCCCTGGTACTGGAACACCCCGGGCCTGCAGGTGGCCATGCCCGCCACCCCGGCGGACGCCAAGGGACTGCTGCGCACCGCGCTGCTCAAGAGCCAGGACCCCACCATCTTCATGGCCCACGAGCGGCTGCTGGGCGAGCGCGGCCCGGTGCCCGACGGCGAGCACGACACCGAGTTCGGCAAGGCGGCGGTGGCGCGGGAAGGCAACGACGTCACCATCGTGGCCGTGGGCGTGCAGGTGCCCCGGGCGATGGCAGCGGCCGAGGCGCTGGCCAAGGACGGCATCTCGGCGGAGGTGGTGGACCCGAGGACGCTGGAGCCGCTGGACAGCGACACCCTCCTGGCGTCGGTGCGGAAGACCGGCCGGCTGGTGGTCACCGACGAAAGCCACGACAACTGCGGCGTGGCCGCCAACATCGCCGCGCTGATGGCGGATCTGGCCTTCGACAGCCTGAAGGCGCCCATCAAGCGGGTCGCCATCCCCCACGTGCCGATCCCGTTCGCCGTGCCGCTGGAGGATTTCGTAACGCCCACCGCGGGGCGCATCGAGGAGACCGCGCGGACCGTGTTGGGGTGA
- a CDS encoding thiamine pyrophosphate-dependent dehydrogenase E1 component subunit alpha, whose product MLPDMPRDQRLELLRKMLMIRRAEEHVVRFNEEHEGLIRGHFHIYIGQEATGVGVCAALAREDYVFSTHRNHGHVIAKGGDPGKVLAEVIGRETGYCLGRGGTFHVAAPDLNILHTSAIVGGSTALASGAALAAQVLESDAVTVVFFGDGAMDEGVAYESMNIARLWNLPLIFVMENNYRRAGRVNTDHAADDLPNIPRALNLETVTVNGDDVGQVHGTLKELVRRVRAGEGPFFVEARTHPWPGNDGAHPTLVGGPTDINWAWDPSPVPEKVRSWYAEGDCILVYARELADSEGCDRDTVVRVDEAVRREADAAAQFALTSPLPPPEAAVRYAYAGRGE is encoded by the coding sequence ATGCTACCCGACATGCCACGAGACCAGCGGCTCGAGCTGCTGCGCAAGATGCTCATGATCCGGCGCGCGGAAGAGCACGTCGTCCGGTTCAACGAGGAGCACGAAGGCCTCATCCGGGGCCACTTCCACATCTACATCGGGCAGGAGGCCACCGGCGTGGGCGTGTGCGCGGCGCTGGCGCGGGAGGACTACGTCTTCAGCACGCACCGGAACCACGGCCACGTCATCGCCAAGGGTGGCGACCCGGGCAAGGTGCTCGCCGAGGTCATCGGGCGTGAGACCGGCTACTGCCTCGGCCGCGGCGGCACCTTCCACGTGGCGGCGCCCGACCTGAATATTCTCCACACCTCGGCCATCGTGGGCGGCAGCACCGCGCTGGCCTCGGGCGCGGCGCTGGCGGCGCAGGTGCTGGAGTCCGACGCCGTTACCGTGGTCTTCTTCGGCGACGGCGCCATGGACGAGGGCGTGGCGTATGAGAGCATGAACATCGCGCGGCTGTGGAACCTGCCGCTGATCTTCGTGATGGAGAACAACTACCGGCGCGCCGGAAGGGTCAATACCGACCACGCCGCCGACGACCTGCCCAACATTCCGCGCGCGCTCAACCTCGAGACGGTTACCGTGAACGGCGACGACGTGGGGCAGGTGCACGGCACGCTGAAGGAGCTGGTGCGGCGGGTCCGGGCGGGCGAGGGCCCGTTCTTCGTCGAGGCGCGAACCCACCCATGGCCGGGGAACGACGGCGCCCATCCCACGCTGGTGGGCGGACCGACGGACATCAACTGGGCCTGGGACCCGAGCCCGGTGCCCGAGAAGGTGCGCTCCTGGTACGCCGAGGGCGATTGCATCCTGGTCTACGCACGCGAACTGGCGGATAGCGAGGGATGCGACCGGGACACCGTGGTGCGGGTCGACGAGGCGGTCCGGCGCGAGGCCGACGCCGCGGCGCAGTTCGCGCTCACGAGCCCACTACCTCCGCCGGAGGCGGCGGTCCGGTACGCGTACGCGGGAAGGGGTGAATAG
- a CDS encoding amidohydrolase family protein, protein MAREYRCISADSHFEAPPDLWRHRVPAKYRDRAVRRIRLPNGRDALQKEGRPLTYGGTSYYGGRPPEEFDPTIIDFDNTPGCGGPEQRLREQDQDGVDAEVLFALDVRNPAVRDQEAFVGIIHHFNEYMAEEYCAVDPERLIGVGVLPNRGVEDDIAEMEHCKRLGCKAVWLATWPNGRGFPLPEDDRFWAAALDLDVPVVVHTSFTTKVGSRETPLFRYPKEATGERRPPTDFIQRLARQAPYHSGSVEASQMVVAGIFDRFPKLRIYWAENNAGWLPYFYEQMDHEYSVNRFWAERQLGLPRLKRLPSEYLREHAYWGFFEDHVGVRLRHDVGVDRMLWGSDFPHVVTRWPHSRELLDSQMQGVADDERHRMVAANAIEFFRL, encoded by the coding sequence ATGGCACGAGAGTATCGCTGTATTTCCGCCGACAGCCATTTCGAGGCACCGCCGGACCTGTGGCGCCACCGCGTTCCCGCCAAGTACCGGGATCGGGCCGTGCGCCGGATCCGCCTGCCCAACGGGCGCGACGCATTGCAGAAGGAGGGCCGGCCGCTCACCTACGGCGGCACCAGCTACTACGGTGGCCGGCCGCCGGAAGAGTTCGATCCGACAATCATCGACTTCGACAACACGCCGGGATGCGGCGGCCCCGAGCAGCGCCTGCGCGAACAGGACCAGGACGGCGTCGACGCCGAGGTGCTGTTCGCCCTGGACGTGCGCAACCCCGCGGTCCGCGACCAGGAAGCCTTCGTCGGCATCATCCACCACTTCAACGAGTACATGGCGGAGGAGTACTGCGCCGTCGACCCCGAGCGGCTCATCGGCGTCGGCGTCCTGCCCAACCGCGGCGTGGAGGACGACATCGCCGAGATGGAGCACTGCAAGCGCCTCGGCTGCAAGGCCGTCTGGCTCGCCACCTGGCCCAACGGCCGGGGCTTCCCGTTGCCGGAGGACGACCGCTTCTGGGCCGCGGCCCTGGACCTGGACGTGCCGGTGGTGGTGCACACCTCCTTCACCACCAAGGTGGGATCGCGCGAGACGCCGCTGTTCCGCTATCCCAAGGAGGCCACCGGCGAGCGCCGGCCGCCCACCGACTTCATCCAGCGCCTCGCCCGCCAGGCCCCGTACCACTCGGGCTCGGTGGAGGCGAGCCAGATGGTGGTGGCCGGTATCTTCGACCGCTTCCCCAAGCTGCGCATCTACTGGGCCGAGAACAACGCCGGCTGGCTGCCGTACTTCTACGAGCAGATGGACCACGAGTACTCCGTCAACCGCTTCTGGGCCGAGCGCCAGTTGGGGCTGCCGCGGTTGAAGCGCCTGCCGAGCGAGTATCTCCGTGAGCACGCCTACTGGGGCTTTTTCGAAGACCACGTGGGCGTGCGCCTGCGCCACGACGTCGGCGTCGACCGCATGCTGTGGGGCAGCGACTTCCCCCACGTCGTGACCCGCTGGCCCCACTCCCGCGAGCTGCTCGACTCGCAGATGCAGGGCGTCGCCGACGACGAGCGCCACCGCATGGTGGCCGCAAACGCCATCGAGTTCTTCCGTTTGTAG